Proteins from a genomic interval of Marinifilum sp. JC120:
- a CDS encoding elongation factor 4: MANLDKIRNFSIIAHIDHGKSTLADRILEITGMVSEREKKDQYLDKMELEQERGITIKAQTVRIPYKAKDGEEYILNLIDTPGHVDFSYEVSRSLAASEGALLVVDSTQGVEAQTLANVFLALDHDLEIVPVLNKVDLPSTDCERVAQEIEEVIGLDCSDPLMISAKTGLNVEDVLESIVKDLPPPEGDPDAPLKALIFDSWYDSYQGVVVLFRILDGTLKKGDKIQIHSTGRTFDVTTLGVYTPEPQKTKVLAAGEVGFLCASMKELNDAPVGDTVTLAENPVVDPFPGFQEVKPMVFCGLYPVEPAEYEPLKGALEKLQLNDTAFSYEPETSTALGFGFRCGFLGLLHMEIIQERLEREFQAKLIATAPSVVYQARLNNGDVLEIDNPSKMPDGGDLESLAEPFCRLEIHVPNEYVGAVLKLCEEKRGIQQDMRYLTSSRVIITYEVPFAEIMYDFFDKLKSHTKGYASLDYEIIDYRESNLVKLDILINTDPVDAFSAIVHKDSAYPFGRSLALKLKRAIPRQMFEIVIQAAIGRKIIAKERVAPFRKNVTAKCYGGDITRKRKLLEKQKEGKKRMKKMGNVEIPQEAFMAVLKAGED, translated from the coding sequence ATGGCAAATTTAGATAAAATAAGAAATTTCAGCATCATTGCGCATATCGACCATGGCAAGTCCACTCTCGCGGACCGCATCCTTGAAATTACCGGGATGGTTTCCGAACGTGAGAAAAAGGACCAGTACCTTGATAAAATGGAACTTGAGCAGGAACGCGGCATTACTATTAAAGCCCAGACTGTTCGCATTCCATACAAGGCCAAGGATGGCGAGGAGTATATCCTCAACCTGATCGATACTCCCGGACACGTGGACTTCAGCTATGAAGTATCCCGAAGTCTGGCTGCGTCCGAAGGCGCACTACTGGTGGTTGACTCCACTCAGGGTGTGGAAGCCCAGACCCTTGCCAACGTATTTCTGGCACTGGACCACGATCTTGAAATCGTGCCCGTGCTCAACAAAGTGGATTTGCCCAGTACTGATTGTGAACGTGTGGCACAGGAAATTGAGGAAGTCATCGGATTGGATTGCTCCGACCCGCTCATGATCAGTGCCAAGACCGGGCTGAACGTGGAGGACGTGCTGGAGTCCATCGTCAAGGACCTGCCGCCGCCGGAAGGTGATCCTGATGCGCCGCTCAAGGCCCTGATCTTCGACTCTTGGTACGATTCTTATCAGGGAGTTGTGGTTCTGTTCAGGATTCTGGACGGTACTCTCAAGAAGGGTGACAAGATCCAGATTCACTCCACCGGACGAACCTTTGATGTAACCACTCTCGGTGTTTATACTCCTGAACCGCAGAAGACAAAAGTTCTTGCTGCCGGTGAGGTCGGTTTCCTTTGCGCCAGCATGAAGGAACTTAATGACGCGCCCGTTGGTGATACAGTTACTTTGGCTGAGAATCCGGTTGTAGATCCATTTCCCGGTTTTCAGGAAGTCAAACCCATGGTTTTCTGCGGTCTCTATCCAGTGGAACCTGCGGAATATGAACCCCTTAAGGGTGCTCTGGAAAAATTGCAGCTCAATGATACTGCTTTTTCTTATGAGCCGGAGACATCAACAGCTCTCGGATTCGGTTTCCGTTGCGGTTTTCTCGGATTGCTGCATATGGAAATTATTCAGGAAAGGCTTGAGCGTGAATTTCAGGCCAAGCTTATCGCCACCGCGCCTTCCGTTGTTTATCAGGCTAGGCTGAATAACGGCGATGTTCTTGAAATCGACAACCCGAGCAAGATGCCTGACGGCGGTGATCTTGAATCATTGGCCGAACCTTTCTGTCGCCTTGAAATTCACGTGCCCAACGAGTATGTTGGCGCGGTTCTCAAGCTTTGTGAGGAGAAACGCGGAATCCAGCAGGATATGCGTTACCTGACATCTTCAAGGGTTATCATTACTTACGAAGTTCCCTTTGCGGAAATTATGTACGACTTCTTTGACAAGCTCAAGTCGCACACCAAGGGCTATGCTTCCCTTGATTATGAAATTATTGATTACCGTGAATCGAATCTGGTAAAGCTCGACATCCTGATCAATACTGATCCGGTGGATGCTTTTTCAGCCATTGTGCATAAGGATTCCGCATACCCATTCGGACGTTCCCTTGCCCTCAAGCTGAAAAGAGCTATTCCGCGCCAGATGTTTGAAATTGTTATTCAGGCCGCAATTGGTCGCAAGATCATTGCCAAGGAACGAGTGGCCCCGTTCAGGAAAAACGTTACCGCCAAGTGTTATGGCGGGGATATTACCCGTAAGCGCAAACTTCTGGAAAAGCAGAAGGAAGGTAAGAAGCGCATGAAGAAGATGGGTAATGTTGAGATTCCGCAGGAAGCGTTCATGGCTGTTCTCAAGGCTGGCGAAGACTAG